One window of the Nocardia terpenica genome contains the following:
- a CDS encoding C40 family peptidase translates to MAGTDEVRYIRYLRRMLWWALAAAAVALGAIGAVLTAGEASAQAPALPGIGAIELPSEVQTPAVPEILTVVPDAVPVPDFAPDGIAVPDATDTSNGYSIRNGFSVPDAILPDQNSILNAIPFSSLTAVPDAVAPQDAFATETFGPAAHSIAAPLVESGTPGAPDPNSAVSGIVSAVQAAFPGFTLPPLPQLMFPAPPQQSAPPAPKTTGEVAVEAAESKLGSSYSYGSAGPDSFDCSGLVQWSYEQAGVELPRTSYEQLDAGTPVGMDDLQPGDLVSFYGGEHSALYAGDGKVVHAATSGTGVVMSPISDMPVSGARRF, encoded by the coding sequence ATGGCAGGAACCGACGAGGTTCGATATATCCGCTACCTGCGGCGGATGCTCTGGTGGGCGCTGGCGGCCGCGGCCGTTGCCCTCGGTGCGATCGGTGCCGTGCTGACCGCCGGTGAGGCTTCGGCGCAGGCGCCCGCGCTGCCGGGAATCGGAGCCATCGAACTGCCCAGTGAAGTACAGACGCCCGCGGTTCCGGAAATACTGACAGTTGTTCCGGACGCCGTTCCCGTTCCGGATTTCGCCCCCGACGGAATTGCCGTTCCCGATGCGACCGACACCTCGAACGGATACTCCATCCGGAACGGATTCTCGGTCCCGGACGCAATCCTTCCGGACCAGAATTCGATCCTGAACGCGATTCCCTTCTCGAGCCTGACCGCCGTTCCGGATGCGGTCGCTCCGCAGGACGCGTTCGCCACCGAGACCTTCGGCCCCGCGGCGCATTCCATCGCCGCCCCGCTGGTCGAGTCCGGCACCCCGGGCGCGCCCGATCCGAATTCGGCTGTCTCCGGGATCGTCTCGGCCGTGCAGGCCGCCTTCCCGGGATTCACCCTGCCGCCGCTGCCGCAGCTGATGTTCCCGGCCCCGCCGCAGCAGAGCGCGCCGCCCGCGCCGAAGACGACCGGCGAGGTCGCGGTGGAGGCGGCCGAATCCAAGCTCGGTTCGTCCTACAGCTACGGCTCGGCCGGACCCGACTCCTTCGACTGCTCGGGCCTGGTGCAGTGGTCCTACGAGCAGGCCGGTGTGGAGCTGCCGCGCACGAGCTACGAACAGCTCGACGCCGGAACGCCGGTCGGCATGGACGATCTGCAGCCGGGCGATCTGGTCTCGTTCTACGGCGGCGAGCACTCCGCTCTCTACGCCGGTGACGGTAAGGTCGTCCATGCCGCAACCAGCGGTACCGGCGTCGTCATGTCGCCGATCTCCGACATGCCGGTCTCCGGCGCGCGCCGATTCTGA
- a CDS encoding ParA family protein, whose product MTNSVASLDLPHPLVVTLGNLKGGVGKTTSAFFLAGYFATVHGLRVLVIDADPLSQTGYSWYRRLGRGEIEVPFTLIAFPSRHVDDCIADNAEDYDVIIVDAGGESADIFKAAIPATDELILLTSVSPSEVKRVPSTYRAAEEAAADAAREIRVRVLMTKVPVTMKNGVNVSTEYRTQRTNLTDAGYDVFESYVSAWKWYREAADGEVGDGAENPIVDLGEYRQVGDELLVPYGALVGVSA is encoded by the coding sequence ATGACGAATTCTGTGGCATCACTGGATCTGCCCCACCCCCTCGTGGTCACACTGGGGAATCTGAAGGGCGGCGTCGGGAAGACTACTTCCGCATTTTTTCTGGCCGGTTATTTCGCGACCGTACACGGTTTGCGGGTGCTGGTCATCGATGCCGACCCGCTCAGCCAGACCGGATATTCCTGGTATCGGCGGCTGGGGCGCGGGGAGATCGAGGTACCTTTCACGCTGATCGCATTTCCGTCCCGGCACGTCGACGATTGCATCGCCGATAATGCCGAGGACTACGACGTGATCATCGTGGATGCCGGTGGAGAATCGGCGGATATCTTCAAGGCCGCCATTCCCGCGACCGACGAGCTCATTCTGTTGACGAGTGTGAGTCCATCGGAGGTGAAACGAGTGCCCAGTACCTATCGGGCCGCCGAGGAGGCGGCCGCGGACGCGGCCCGTGAAATACGGGTCCGAGTCCTGATGACAAAGGTTCCGGTGACGATGAAGAACGGTGTCAACGTCTCCACGGAATATCGCACGCAGCGCACCAATCTGACGGACGCCGGATACGACGTCTTCGAATCGTACGTGAGCGCCTGGAAATGGTATCGGGAAGCCGCCGATGGGGAAGTCGGCGACGGAGCCGAGAATCCGATCGTGGATCTCGGAGAATATCGGCAGGTAGGCGACGAATTACTCGTCCCCTACGGCGCGCTGGTGGGGGTGTCGGCCTGA
- a CDS encoding TetR/AcrR family transcriptional regulator has protein sequence MDTETRTRRPGGRSARVRADVHRAAIELVSELGADQVTIPVVAARAGVTASTVYRRWGTLPALLADVATVQAEQAPEPTGSLDVDLANYAAWTLAELSRPGGIAFFRAEVAADVDERRAGMRDCLRRVSARFDTALTAARARGEHPPALEAVLDRIVAPIYFRVVFAIPGTDEEYARALARELAGSE, from the coding sequence ATGGACACCGAGACGCGCACGCGTCGCCCCGGCGGCCGCAGCGCCCGGGTGCGGGCCGACGTGCACCGCGCGGCAATCGAATTGGTGAGCGAGCTCGGTGCCGATCAGGTGACCATCCCCGTCGTCGCCGCCCGCGCGGGCGTCACCGCGAGCACGGTCTACCGGCGCTGGGGCACGCTCCCGGCGCTGCTCGCGGACGTCGCCACCGTGCAGGCCGAGCAGGCGCCCGAGCCGACCGGCAGCCTCGATGTGGACCTGGCGAACTACGCGGCGTGGACCCTCGCCGAGCTGTCCCGGCCGGGCGGCATCGCCTTCTTCCGCGCCGAGGTGGCCGCCGACGTCGACGAGCGCCGCGCCGGAATGCGCGACTGCCTGCGCCGGGTGAGCGCCCGCTTCGACACCGCCCTCACCGCCGCCCGCGCCCGCGGCGAGCACCCACCCGCCCTCGAGGCCGTCCTGGACCGCATCGTCGCGCCCATCTACTTCCGCGTCGTGTTCGCCATCCCGGGAACCGACGAGGAGTACGCCCGCGCGCTCGCCCGAGAACTGGCGGGCTCCGAGTAG
- a CDS encoding nuclear transport factor 2 family protein: MTSAYAIGKQFHAALSTRDWDALRALLHDDATWTLPGDNTVSGVAVGADAVTERARTIAGYGLNFELLHILVSRENVALSLHNTARHDDAVLDEYLSSVCRLRDGRIAAIETFLSDVPGMNAFFR, encoded by the coding sequence ATGACCTCCGCCTACGCCATCGGCAAGCAGTTCCACGCCGCCCTCAGCACCCGCGACTGGGACGCGCTGCGCGCGCTGCTGCACGACGACGCCACCTGGACGCTGCCCGGCGACAACACCGTCTCCGGCGTCGCGGTCGGCGCCGACGCCGTCACCGAGCGGGCCCGCACCATCGCGGGCTACGGGCTGAACTTCGAGCTGCTGCACATCCTGGTCAGCCGGGAGAACGTCGCGCTGTCGCTGCACAACACCGCCCGCCACGACGACGCGGTACTCGACGAGTACCTGTCCAGCGTCTGCCGCCTGCGCGACGGCCGGATCGCCGCGATCGAGACCTTCCTGTCCGACGTGCCCGGCATGAACGCCTTCTTCCGCTGA
- a CDS encoding DMT family transporter codes for MSIVLGAPARDRSALSLITAGILWGTGGLAGSLLARHAHLDPVAVAVYRLLLGGGLAVALLAVSGGLRGLPRTRAAARRILVTGVLLGAFQVCFFLAVQYISVSIATMATIGMLPVFVALGAAVRDRRLPAPATLLSIGVAVIGLVLLTWSPGSVGSGRGLVLGVGFALLSAAGFAVLTLFTGTPVEGLDPLRTTAFGMLTGGVLFAPAALRFGMALPLTPDVLAIAAYLGSVPTALAYTLYLRGLRTAAPVFAAMATLLEPLTTTVLAAIVLGERLTVQGWIGGGLLILALGMSSRR; via the coding sequence ATGTCCATCGTTCTCGGCGCGCCCGCGCGCGACCGATCCGCTCTGTCCCTGATCACCGCCGGAATCCTCTGGGGCACAGGCGGTCTCGCCGGTTCCCTGCTGGCCCGGCACGCACATCTGGATCCGGTGGCGGTGGCCGTCTATCGCCTGCTGCTGGGCGGTGGGCTGGCCGTCGCACTGCTGGCCGTCTCGGGCGGGCTGCGCGGGCTGCCGCGCACCCGCGCGGCGGCCCGCCGCATCCTGGTCACCGGCGTCCTGCTGGGCGCCTTTCAGGTGTGCTTCTTCCTTGCGGTGCAATACATTTCGGTCAGCATCGCCACGATGGCGACCATCGGGATGCTGCCGGTGTTCGTGGCCCTCGGCGCGGCCGTGCGCGACCGTCGCCTGCCCGCCCCCGCCACGCTGCTGTCCATCGGCGTCGCGGTGATCGGGCTCGTCCTGCTCACCTGGTCGCCCGGGAGCGTGGGCAGCGGCCGGGGACTCGTGCTCGGCGTGGGTTTCGCGCTGCTGTCCGCGGCCGGTTTCGCCGTGCTCACGCTGTTCACCGGCACGCCCGTCGAGGGCCTGGATCCGTTGCGCACCACCGCATTCGGCATGCTCACCGGCGGGGTACTGTTCGCCCCCGCGGCGCTGCGCTTCGGCATGGCGCTCCCCCTCACACCCGACGTGCTGGCCATCGCCGCCTATCTCGGCAGCGTCCCCACGGCCCTCGCCTACACGCTGTACCTGCGTGGATTGCGCACCGCCGCACCAGTTTTCGCGGCTATGGCGACACTGCTCGAACCGCTGACCACGACGGTGCTGGCCGCGATCGTCCTGGGCGAGCGGCTGACGGTGCAGGGGTGGATCGGTGGCGGGCTGCTCATCCTTGCCCTCGGAATGAGTTCACGCCGCTGA
- a CDS encoding amino acid permease: MPASPAMRDLFRRKPIELIEDESSGGLQRALGLWQLTAIGVGGIIGAGIFALAGSIAHDTAGPAVLVSFLIAGVASAAAALSYAEFGGLIPKAGSAYTYGYAVLGEPVGWFIGWDLLLEYTAIVAVVAIGISGYIEYLLEQFHIHLPVWMLGAPGTGHGHRVDLFAVLLCLFIAFLLNLGMKSAARFETVLVAVKVVVVLIVIVAGVFFVKGGNYHPFFPFGFGGAVTGASTVFFAVFGYDAMSTAAEESVDAKRHLPKAIVLSLAISMVLYVLVCLVLTGMQHYTEIDPKSGLATAFKSVGLPGLGSLIAAGAIVGIMTVLFTFMLGVTRIWFSMSRDGLLPKWFAKTHPTRHVPSRITWIVGVASAVIAGLLPIGQAAELTNIGILLAFVVVCAAVIVLRYRQPNLPRTFRTPLMPFIPLVGIGASIWLVTYLEPITWIRFAVWFAIGAIVYVAYSRRHSLLARGATDEGPTAKTPVA; this comes from the coding sequence ATGCCAGCTAGTCCAGCTATGCGCGATCTGTTCCGGCGCAAGCCCATCGAGCTGATCGAGGACGAGTCCTCCGGCGGATTGCAACGGGCCCTGGGCCTGTGGCAGCTGACCGCGATCGGCGTCGGCGGGATCATCGGCGCCGGAATCTTCGCCCTGGCCGGTTCGATCGCACACGACACAGCCGGCCCGGCGGTGCTGGTCTCGTTTCTCATCGCGGGTGTGGCCAGCGCCGCGGCCGCACTGTCCTACGCCGAGTTCGGCGGCCTGATCCCCAAGGCGGGTTCGGCCTACACCTACGGGTACGCGGTGCTCGGTGAGCCGGTCGGCTGGTTCATCGGCTGGGATCTGCTGCTGGAATACACCGCGATCGTCGCGGTGGTCGCCATCGGCATCTCCGGCTACATCGAATATCTGTTGGAGCAGTTCCACATTCACCTGCCGGTCTGGATGCTGGGCGCGCCCGGCACGGGGCATGGGCACAGGGTGGACCTGTTCGCCGTGCTGCTGTGCCTGTTCATCGCCTTCCTGCTGAACCTGGGCATGAAGTCCGCGGCGCGGTTCGAGACGGTCCTGGTCGCCGTGAAGGTCGTGGTCGTGCTGATCGTGATCGTGGCCGGCGTGTTCTTCGTCAAGGGCGGCAACTACCACCCGTTCTTCCCGTTCGGTTTCGGCGGCGCGGTCACCGGCGCCTCGACCGTGTTCTTCGCGGTGTTCGGTTACGACGCCATGTCCACCGCGGCCGAGGAGTCGGTGGACGCGAAACGCCATCTGCCCAAGGCCATCGTGCTGTCGCTGGCCATCTCGATGGTGCTGTACGTGCTGGTGTGCCTGGTGCTGACCGGTATGCAGCACTACACCGAGATCGATCCGAAGAGCGGTCTGGCGACGGCGTTCAAGTCGGTCGGCCTGCCCGGCCTGGGCAGCCTGATCGCGGCCGGCGCCATCGTCGGCATCATGACCGTGCTGTTCACGTTCATGCTCGGCGTCACCCGGATCTGGTTCTCGATGAGCCGGGACGGCCTGCTGCCCAAGTGGTTCGCCAAGACCCACCCGACCCGCCACGTGCCCAGCCGCATCACCTGGATCGTGGGTGTCGCGTCGGCGGTGATCGCTGGCCTCCTGCCGATCGGGCAGGCCGCGGAGCTGACCAATATCGGCATCCTGCTGGCCTTCGTGGTGGTGTGCGCCGCGGTGATCGTGCTGCGCTACCGCCAGCCCAACCTGCCCCGCACCTTCCGCACCCCCCTCATGCCGTTCATCCCGCTGGTAGGCATCGGCGCCTCGATCTGGCTGGTCACCTACCTGGAGCCGATCACCTGGATACGGTTCGCGGTATGGTTCGCGATCGGCGCAATCGTCTACGTCGCCTACAGCCGCCGCCACTCCCTGCTGGCACGAGGCGCGACGGACGAGGGCCCGACGGCGAAAACACCTGTCGCCTAG
- a CDS encoding GlxA family transcriptional regulator translates to MSRTVLIVLFDEVQSLDVTGPMEVFAGAEHFAPGAYRVRTASVDGLPLRTSSGLTVVPDSTLAAAEQPHTLLVPGGPGSRATDPRVVAWVAGQRPDRLVSVCTGAFILAEAGLLDGRRATTHWAFCDELARDHPAVTVEAEPIYLRDGHIATSAGVTAGIDLALALVEEDCGRDVALTIARTLVVFLRRPGNQAQFSAQLSAQTAQREPLRDVQRWISDHPDDDLSVAALATRARLSPRHFARAFREETGMPPGRYVERVRLEHARRLLEDTAADIGAISRDSGYGTPEAMRRAFIRALGSGPAEYRRRFQAPATER, encoded by the coding sequence GTGTCTCGGACCGTGCTGATCGTGCTCTTCGATGAGGTGCAGAGCCTGGATGTCACCGGTCCGATGGAGGTGTTCGCGGGGGCCGAGCATTTCGCCCCCGGCGCCTATCGCGTCCGCACGGCATCGGTCGACGGGCTGCCGCTGCGGACCTCCAGCGGGCTGACCGTCGTTCCGGACAGCACGCTCGCCGCCGCCGAACAGCCGCACACGCTGCTGGTTCCGGGCGGGCCCGGCAGTCGCGCGACCGACCCGCGGGTGGTCGCGTGGGTCGCGGGTCAGCGGCCCGATCGCCTGGTCTCGGTCTGTACCGGCGCGTTCATTCTGGCCGAGGCCGGGCTGCTCGACGGGCGGCGGGCGACCACGCACTGGGCCTTCTGCGACGAATTGGCCCGCGACCATCCCGCGGTCACCGTGGAGGCCGAGCCGATTTACCTGCGCGACGGCCACATTGCCACCTCGGCCGGGGTGACCGCCGGGATCGATCTGGCGCTGGCGCTGGTCGAGGAGGACTGCGGCCGCGATGTCGCCCTCACGATCGCGCGCACTCTCGTGGTGTTCCTGCGCCGCCCGGGCAATCAGGCCCAGTTCAGCGCCCAGCTGTCCGCGCAGACCGCGCAGCGGGAGCCGCTGCGCGACGTGCAGCGCTGGATCAGCGACCACCCGGACGACGATCTGTCGGTGGCGGCGCTGGCGACCCGCGCCCGGCTCTCGCCCCGGCACTTCGCGCGGGCGTTCCGGGAGGAGACGGGGATGCCGCCGGGGCGGTATGTGGAGCGGGTGCGGCTCGAGCACGCGCGGCGGCTGCTGGAGGACACCGCCGCCGATATCGGCGCGATCTCCCGGGACAGCGGCTACGGCACGCCGGAGGCGATGCGCCGCGCCTTCATCAGAGCGTTGGGCTCCGGGCCCGCCGAATACCGGCGGCGCTTCCAGGCGCCCGCAACGGAAAGGTAA
- a CDS encoding DJ-1/PfpI family protein has product MQIAIVLFDRFTALDAVGPYQVLCGIPGAETVFVAEQAGPVVDNEDSLALVARRTFAEVPRPDIVVVPGGPGQNDRMTDDTLLNWLRAVDATSTWTTSVCTGSLLLAAAGLLRGRRATTHWLALDTLAEYGATPTSERVVFDGKYVTAAGVSSGIDMGLTLVGAIAGDEHAMAIQLLTEYDPQPPYDAGSPAKAPAAVVEKLRDASRFLPS; this is encoded by the coding sequence ATGCAGATCGCGATCGTCCTGTTCGATCGGTTCACCGCGCTCGACGCGGTCGGCCCGTACCAGGTACTGTGCGGAATCCCCGGCGCCGAAACGGTTTTCGTCGCCGAGCAGGCCGGGCCGGTGGTCGACAACGAGGACTCCCTCGCGCTGGTCGCCCGGCGCACCTTCGCCGAGGTGCCGCGGCCCGATATCGTCGTCGTCCCCGGCGGGCCGGGCCAGAACGACCGGATGACCGACGACACCCTGCTGAACTGGCTGCGCGCGGTCGACGCCACCAGCACGTGGACCACCTCGGTCTGCACCGGATCGCTGTTGCTCGCCGCCGCCGGACTGCTCCGGGGCCGCCGCGCCACCACGCACTGGCTGGCCCTCGACACGCTCGCCGAGTACGGCGCGACGCCGACCTCCGAACGCGTGGTCTTCGACGGCAAGTACGTCACGGCCGCGGGCGTCTCCTCCGGTATCGATATGGGCCTCACCCTGGTCGGCGCCATCGCGGGCGACGAGCACGCCATGGCGATCCAACTCCTGACCGAATACGACCCCCAGCCGCCCTACGACGCGGGCTCCCCCGCCAAGGCCCCGGCCGCCGTCGTCGAAAAGCTCCGTGACGCAAGCCGTTTCCTGCCCAGCTAG
- a CDS encoding FHA domain-containing protein, giving the protein MVSCPDGHLSTATDYCDVCGTAIGPVTEAAAPSARCPACDSPIDGRFCEVCGHDSALPAPVPEPSPAPTMTAPPTIVAAAEGNSNVPPVEESANRTAWVAIVTADREFYERVRARKGPDADRVEFPDYYPQRRIGLQGTDFLIGKRSVSQGVYPDIDLGIPPVDIGVSRSHARIHLDGDTVTVTDLGSTNGTSLNGSDDLIPPHTPIPLHPDDRIHVGGWTTITVTRGAPGDG; this is encoded by the coding sequence ATGGTCAGCTGCCCCGACGGCCACCTGTCCACCGCCACCGACTACTGCGACGTGTGTGGCACCGCCATCGGCCCGGTGACCGAGGCCGCCGCGCCCTCCGCGCGCTGCCCCGCATGCGATTCCCCGATCGACGGCCGCTTCTGCGAAGTGTGCGGCCACGATTCGGCCCTGCCCGCCCCCGTCCCCGAGCCGTCGCCCGCCCCCACCATGACGGCACCGCCCACGATTGTGGCTGCGGCCGAGGGCAATTCGAACGTCCCGCCGGTCGAGGAGTCGGCGAACCGCACCGCCTGGGTCGCCATCGTGACCGCCGATCGTGAGTTCTACGAACGCGTCCGCGCCCGCAAGGGCCCCGACGCCGACCGGGTGGAGTTCCCCGACTACTACCCGCAGCGCCGAATAGGCTTGCAGGGCACCGACTTCCTGATCGGTAAGCGCAGCGTCTCGCAGGGCGTGTACCCGGACATCGACCTCGGCATCCCCCCGGTCGACATCGGCGTCTCCCGCTCGCACGCCCGCATCCACCTGGACGGCGACACCGTCACCGTCACCGACCTGGGCTCCACCAACGGCACCAGCCTCAACGGCAGCGACGACCTCATCCCCCCGCACACCCCGATCCCGCTGCACCCGGACGACCGAATCCACGTGGGCGGCTGGACCACCATCACCGTCACCCGTGGCGCGCCGGGCGACGGCTAG
- a CDS encoding vWA domain-containing protein, whose protein sequence is MSSQATEGISVVVDQNQFLAEGADTVDAVVTVETAEDFAVAAPPPERLEIIIIDCSGSMGAGDRFPGARRATLTALDELPDGTLFAIVQGTAEAQVVFPRRGALQRAGHESRTAARNALDKLRPYGGTAMGTWLGLARQIAQQHPQAMAHAILLTDGKNEHEKPEQLAAEIARSQGVFTCDCRGVGTDYVVAELRSIASALHGSVDVVKEGAQLAADFQAMMRTSLAKTIPELTLRVWTPAGATVRFVKQVAPTIEDLTDRRVETGPQLGEYPLGAWGTEDRDYHVQIRVEPAAAGREKLAARVSVVAAGEVVGQGLVKAVWTTDTELSARISRRVAHYTGQAELAQVVQDGLAARKQGDIDTATAKLQRAVELAAESGNEGTAKLLRNVVEVDERTGTVRLRRGVDTFDEMALDARSTKTARVRKEP, encoded by the coding sequence TTGAGTTCGCAAGCAACCGAGGGTATTTCGGTCGTCGTCGACCAGAATCAATTCCTGGCCGAGGGGGCGGACACCGTCGACGCGGTGGTGACCGTGGAAACCGCCGAGGATTTCGCGGTGGCCGCCCCGCCCCCGGAACGGTTGGAGATCATCATCATCGACTGCTCGGGGTCGATGGGCGCGGGCGACCGCTTCCCGGGCGCGCGGCGGGCCACCCTCACCGCCCTGGACGAGCTGCCCGACGGCACCCTGTTCGCCATCGTGCAGGGCACCGCCGAGGCGCAGGTGGTGTTCCCGCGCCGGGGCGCGCTGCAGCGGGCCGGACACGAATCCCGCACGGCCGCACGCAATGCGCTGGACAAGCTGCGCCCCTACGGCGGTACCGCCATGGGCACCTGGCTCGGGCTGGCGCGGCAGATCGCCCAGCAGCACCCGCAGGCCATGGCGCACGCCATCCTGCTCACCGACGGCAAGAACGAGCACGAGAAGCCCGAGCAGCTGGCCGCCGAGATCGCGCGGTCGCAGGGCGTTTTCACCTGCGACTGCCGCGGTGTCGGCACCGATTACGTGGTGGCGGAACTGCGTTCGATCGCCTCGGCCCTGCACGGCAGCGTCGACGTCGTCAAGGAGGGCGCGCAACTGGCCGCCGACTTCCAGGCCATGATGCGGACCTCGCTGGCGAAGACGATTCCCGAACTGACACTGCGGGTGTGGACCCCGGCGGGGGCCACCGTGCGCTTCGTCAAGCAGGTCGCGCCGACCATCGAGGACCTGACCGACCGCCGCGTCGAGACCGGGCCGCAGCTGGGTGAATACCCGCTCGGCGCGTGGGGCACGGAGGACCGCGACTATCACGTCCAGATTCGCGTCGAACCCGCCGCCGCGGGCCGCGAGAAGCTCGCCGCCCGGGTGAGTGTCGTCGCCGCCGGTGAGGTGGTGGGCCAGGGCCTGGTGAAGGCCGTGTGGACCACCGACACCGAACTGTCGGCCCGCATCAGCCGCCGCGTCGCGCACTACACCGGCCAGGCCGAGCTCGCGCAGGTGGTGCAGGACGGTTTGGCCGCCCGCAAACAGGGCGACATCGACACCGCCACCGCCAAGTTGCAGCGCGCGGTGGAGCTGGCCGCGGAATCCGGCAACGAAGGCACCGCGAAGCTGCTCCGCAATGTCGTGGAGGTGGACGAGCGCACCGGCACCGTGCGGCTGCGCCGCGGCGTGGACACCTTCGACGAGATGGCGCTCGACGCCCGATCCACGAAAACCGCTCGGGTACGGAAGGAGCCGTGA
- a CDS encoding PP2C family protein-serine/threonine phosphatase produces the protein MEFDGDGYCAGCGELRRPPDRGEADLGAVQLITDRGLAHARNEDAVAAAVLEDAAGPAIVIAVCDGVSTSENPQVASNVAARTGVAACLAALAADRTASEAVGTGLEAASQAVRAVGVADGHAPSCTYVSAVLRSNDTGESEITVVNIGDSRAYWLAADKSATPSRRLTVDDSWAQALVDAGAMTEEAAMRDPRAHALIRWLGADSDHRAADTRVTSVRVRGPGVLLLCSDGLWNYLSAADDLAALATAAEPRSAARDLVEYALRGGGSDNITVALAPVMPQQ, from the coding sequence ATGGAGTTCGATGGGGATGGGTACTGTGCGGGGTGTGGGGAGTTGCGGCGGCCGCCGGATCGGGGGGAGGCGGATCTGGGTGCGGTGCAGCTGATTACCGACCGCGGGCTTGCGCACGCGCGGAACGAGGATGCGGTCGCGGCGGCGGTACTCGAGGACGCGGCGGGGCCCGCGATCGTGATCGCGGTATGCGATGGGGTGTCGACCTCGGAGAATCCGCAGGTCGCCTCTAATGTCGCCGCCCGCACCGGCGTGGCTGCCTGCCTGGCCGCGCTCGCCGCCGACCGGACCGCGTCCGAGGCGGTCGGCACCGGGCTAGAGGCGGCGTCCCAGGCGGTGCGCGCGGTGGGTGTCGCCGACGGGCACGCGCCGTCGTGCACCTACGTGTCGGCCGTGCTGCGCTCCAACGACACCGGCGAATCCGAGATCACCGTGGTGAATATCGGTGACAGCCGGGCGTATTGGCTGGCCGCCGACAAATCCGCGACACCGTCGCGGCGGCTCACCGTGGACGACTCGTGGGCGCAGGCCCTCGTCGACGCGGGCGCCATGACCGAGGAGGCCGCCATGCGCGACCCCCGCGCCCACGCCCTGATCCGTTGGCTCGGTGCGGATTCCGACCATCGCGCCGCCGACACCCGGGTGACCTCGGTGCGCGTACGCGGCCCCGGCGTGCTGCTGCTGTGCAGCGACGGACTGTGGAACTACCTGTCCGCCGCCGACGACCTGGCCGCCCTCGCGACCGCGGCCGAACCCCGCAGCGCCGCACGAGATCTCGTCGAATACGCCCTGCGCGGCGGCGGCAGTGACAACATCACCGTCGCACTGGCACCCGTGATGCCCCAGCAGTAG